In Desulfobulbaceae bacterium, the DNA window GTAACTATCCACCTTCTGACCCAGAAAGGTGCCGAAGCCCAGAACCGTAACTGTTCAGCAGTGCCGCAGATGCTAGGCATCGGCCTGCGATGTGTGCTTTTCGCACATGAGCAGGCCGATAACAACGCAGATGTGGCACTGCTGAACAGTTACAACTCTCAAAACATTCGTCATCCCGGCATGACGGCAAAGATAAACGGTAATTTTGTAATTTCTCGGTTCCAAAAAATGCTCCACACACCCTAAACTCATGCGGCGTGACTATCTGATTCCACTGAAAAAGATGCGCCGCTCCCAGGCAGAACAACGATCCCCTTGAAGTGGAAGTAAACCTGAGGTAGAAAGTAAAAGAGTCCTTTACAAAGCCGAGAACTCCACCCTTCTTCATCACCGGAAAAAATGCCCCGTCAGCAGGGCGCCATTATCAGCTGCAACCAAGGAGCGTTTTCATGAACAACCCCTCATTGAAAGGACGCCCCCCCTATCCTTTCAAGACAATCGGAGTGGCAGTGGCATTTTCTCCTCGCTTGAAAGAGGTTTTAGGCGAAGCCATAATCATTGCAGCAGCATGTGATGCCCGCCTGCTCCTGTTCCATGTCGGCAGAAAAACCCCACACCACGAAACAACCCTGCGCGAGTGCTGCCAACGCTTAGGCCTCTCCAGCCAGGCAACCCGAATCATCTGGCAGGACGGCAATCCCGTCCCGACCTTACTCAACCTTTGCAAAGTCAATGGCGTAGACCTTCTTATCCTGGGAGCCTTACGAAGAGAAAATCTCTTTCGCTACTATCTTGGCTCGGTAGCAAGAGGACTCAGTCGAGCCGCTAAATGTTCCCTGCTCTTGCTGACCGAACCCAAGGCCAACGGCACCTCGTTCAGTAAATTTGTTATCTGCGGAGACAAGAACCCAAAAACGATCCACACCATAAACGCTGCCGTCTATTTCGGTCAAAATGTTGGCGCCCAAGAGATTACAGTAGTTACCGAACTCGACCAACCTGGCTTGGCCATGGCCATGGCCGACCACAGCACCGCCGGCCAGGCCTTACAGACCAAATCGCAGATGAACAGCGAGGCTATAAGCAACGCTCACGACATGATCTGCCTCTGTGCCCCCGGAAAAATCACCATCAAGGAAAAAACCATCCCCGGCCAACCGGGCCATGCTATCCGTCAATATGCAGAGAGCAGCCACGCCGACCTCCTGGCCATCAACTCTCCCGACACCCGATACGGCCTGATCGACCGAATCTTTCCCCACGACCTGGAACATATCCTGGAAGATCTGCCGTGCAGCATGCTCATTGTCCATTCCCGAAGCTGCCAGACGACTCCAAATCGCCCTTCCCCTTGACGACGCAGAGACCATTTCATGTCCAAACTAAGCCACAATGATCTGATAACCCTGCTCCTGGCGGTCAGCACCATGCTGATCATCTCCCGCATCGTATCTGAATATGGAAAACGATTTGGTTTACCCCTGGTAATGGGAGAACTGCTGGTCGGAATCGCCCTCGGCCCGACGATCCTTGGACACCTCTCCCCCACAACCCACAGCATACTCTTTCCCTTCGCCAGCAACGCCAATTTCTCCCTGGCCATGGACACCATCACTTCTCTCTCCGTGATCATGCTCCTCTTTGTCACCGGACTTGAAGTCCGTTTGCCGCTGGTCCTCCGGCAAGGGAAGATTGCCATCACCACCGGGCTTGGCGGCATGATTCTCCCCTTTGCCTCAGGTCTCGCCCTCGCCTGGTTCTTTCCACAATTATTCAATGCCCCAAACAACGGGCCAAGCCATGCTATTTTCGCCCTGTTTCTGGGGACCGCGCTCTCTATTTCGGCCTTGCCAGTCATTGCCAGGATCCTCTTGGATATGAATATGCTCAAAACCGACATCGGCATGGTGATTCTCGCCGCTGCCATCTTCAATGACCTGGTGGGCTGGCTCGTCTTCTCCTTCATCCTCTCGATGGCAAGACAAGGTAGTGGCAGCCCTGCCACCATTGGCCATACAATTATGTCAATTACCGCTTTCTCAGCCTTCATGCTGATTGCTGGACGATTTGCAATCAACCGTATTCTCCCTTGGGTAGAAACCAACCTTTCCTGGCCGGGAGGGGTCCTGTCTCTCAGTCTGGGACTCTGCCTGCTGTGTGCCGCCTTTACCCAAAGCATTAATGTCCATGCCATCCTTGGCGCTTTCATTGCTGGAATTGTCATTGGCGATTCCGTCCACCTACGGGAGCAGGCACGTGAGATCATGCACCAATTTGTGACTAATTTTTTCGCTCCTCTCTTTTTTGTCTCCATCGGCCTGAATGTAGATTTCCTCCGACACTTTGACCTACAGATAGTCACCATCGTGCTCATCCTTGCCTATATCGGCAAAGTGGCAGGGGCAGGAGTGGGCGCCAAAATTGGCGGGATGTCGTGGCGACAATCACTGGCGATTGGCTTCGGCCTTAATGCCCGAGGAGCCATGGAAATCATTCTCGGCAGCCTGGCCTTTGAGGCAGCAATCATCAGCCAACCGGTCTTCGTGGCGCTGGTGGTGATGGCGCTGATCACCAGCATCACCAGCGCCCCCATGATGCGCTATTTCATGAAAACACCCTCGCCAACACAGCAAACAAGAGTTTCTTAATGCCTAAAGTCCTGCTCCTCTTTTTCTTCATCTACTCTCTGTGGCAACTCTATTTTTTTATCAAACTGCGCAGTGCTCTCCCCCTTTCCCGAACACTGTCAGCCATACTTATCCTTGTGCTGCTGCTACTGCCTTTTGCACCCATCCTGGTCCGGGTCGCTGAACAGGCGGGGCTGAATGAACTTGCCAAACCTCTAGCCTTCTGGAGCTATCTCTGGCTGGCGTTCATTTTTTTGTTTGTAGTCTCCGGGATCATCCTCGACACCTGCCTCTTAGGAGCAACAACACTTTCCCGGTGGCGCCCCTCTCTCCCCCTCAAGCGCCTGACTAGCCCACTGGCAGGGCTGCTTATCCCGGCATCCCTGGCTCTCACTCTCTGCCTCTATGGTTTTTTTGAGGCCCGGCAAATCCACACTGAAACCGTGATCATCAACACCCCAAAACTAGCGGCAGCCCACAGCCCTCTCCGCATTGTCCAAATTTCCGATGTCCACCTGGGGCTGATCATAGGCCGCGCCCGCCTTGGCCGAATCCTTACGGCGGTGAACCAGGCCCGACCGGATATCCTGGTCAGCACAGGGGACCTGGTCGATGGACAACTCGACGGCATGGAAGAACTGGCTGAGATGCTTGCCGACATCCGACCGCGCTACGGCAAATACGCGGTCACAGGCAACCACGAATACTATGCCGGCATCTCACACTCCTTATCCTTCACTAAACGCGCCGGATTCACCCTGCTGCAAGGAGAGGCCATCCACCTCGACGGACTGCTTACTCTCGCTGGGGTCAATGACCGGGGCCGCCATGCAGCTGAGCTAACCGGCCCATCCGTTGAGCAGAACCTGCTCGCCCCCCTGGACCAGTCAACCTTCACCCTGCTTCTCAAGCACAGACCAGAGATATCCCCGGACAGCTTCGGCCTTTTTGACTTACAACTCTCTGGCCACACCCATAAAGGTCAAATATTTCCATTTTCACTGCTCACCAATCTTTTTTTCGTCAAAAATGCAGGACTCCTCACGATTGATGAGCAGTGCCAACTCTATGTAAACCGCGGCAGCGGCACCTGGGGTCCTCCCATCCGGCTCCTCTCCCCGCCGGAAGTCACAGTAATTGAGTTGCGTCACGACATGACATCTCCTGTTCCTGACGTAAAGCCGACGCTTGACAGCGCCACCAAGGAAAAGTAGAGATAACGTAAGGAGAATTTCACCTATGGAATCCAAACACACCATCACCTTCCTTCCCAGCGGCCGAAAAGTGTCCGTGGTAACGGGTGCCTCACTCATCCGCGCTGCGCGGGCAGCTGGGCTCCACATCAACGCCTCCTGCGGCGGGGCCGGCCTCTGCGGCAAGTGCCGGGTCCTTGTCGAGCAGGGTGAGGTGATAGGCGGCGCTAGCGAAAAGCTCTCGGCTAACGATCACGCCATCGGCTATCGCCAAGCCTGCCTTGCCGAGGTCTACGGCGATCTCATCATCAGGATCCCGCAAGAATCGGGCTTAAGCGGCGGGGTCCTCGCTACCGCAGTGCCAGAACGACACCGGGCGCGAATGCATGTTTTCGAAGTTGAAAACCTGAAACAGGAGGGGATCTTCGTCCTGCCGGTGGAAAAGCTCTGCCTGGAACTCCCTCCCCCCAGCCAAGCGGACAACCGAGCCGACGTCGGACGAATTATCCATGGCCTGGCCGAACAATACAATCTTCACCGCCTGGTCACCGGCCTGCCGGTCCTCCGTAAAGTCAGGCGGGCCTTAAGGGAAAATAATTTTCTGATCACCGTCACAGTGGGACGTCCGGTCAACGAGAAATTCAAGTCCCATATCATCAACATCCAATCCGGATGCTGGGCCAATCGCAACTTCGGCCTGGCCATCGATATCGGCACCACCACCGTCTACGGCCAGTTGATTGACTTGAACAGCGGCCGGATCCTAAGTGAAAAAGGCGAATATAACGCCCAGATCAGCTACGGCGAGGACGTCATCTCCCGAATCATCCATGCCGAGCAGGATGAGGGCCTCAAACAGATGAGCGCCCTGGTCATCGGCACCATCAACACCATTATCAAAAATCTGCTGGCAAAAGCCACTCTACCCTATGGCATGAGCGGACACCCGATCACCCCCGACGAAATCAACTCGGTGACCATTGCCGCCAACACCACCATGACGCACCTCTTCCTGGAACTCGAACCAGACAATATCCGCCGCGCCCCCTATGTGCCGGTATCTACCTTTTTCCCCCCGTTTAGGGCCTCGGACTTAGGCCTTGACCTCCCTCCCCATGCCCTGGCCCTGATGTTCCCTGCGGTATCAAGCTATGTGGGCGGTGATATCGTGGCTGGAGTCATGGGCTCAGGGATGTACCGCACCGAACTCGTAACCCTCTATATCGATATTGGCACCAACGCCGAAATCGTCATCGGCAACCGCGACTGGCTGGTTTGCGCCGCCTGTTCCGCAGGTCCGGCCTTTGAAGGTGGCGGCATCACTCACGGGATGCGAGCAGCCTCCGGGGCCATTGAAGATTTCAGCATCAACCCCGAGACCTTTGAACCGATGAACATTACCGTGGGCGGCAAACCTCCCATCGGCATCTGCGGCTCGGGCCTGCTGATTATCGTGGCCTGCCTGTTTGAACACGGGGTGATCAATCAGGCAGGAAAATTCAACACCATCGCCAGCCCGCGGCTCCGCCAGGGAAAAAGTGGCGCTGAGTTTGTGCTGGCATGGCAGGAGAATGCCGGAGTCGACCACGATATCGTTATCAACGAGGTGGATATCAATAATTTCATCCGAGCCAAGGCCGCTATCTTTGCCGGAGCCAAGACCTTG includes these proteins:
- a CDS encoding DUF4445 domain-containing protein, with product MESKHTITFLPSGRKVSVVTGASLIRAARAAGLHINASCGGAGLCGKCRVLVEQGEVIGGASEKLSANDHAIGYRQACLAEVYGDLIIRIPQESGLSGGVLATAVPERHRARMHVFEVENLKQEGIFVLPVEKLCLELPPPSQADNRADVGRIIHGLAEQYNLHRLVTGLPVLRKVRRALRENNFLITVTVGRPVNEKFKSHIINIQSGCWANRNFGLAIDIGTTTVYGQLIDLNSGRILSEKGEYNAQISYGEDVISRIIHAEQDEGLKQMSALVIGTINTIIKNLLAKATLPYGMSGHPITPDEINSVTIAANTTMTHLFLELEPDNIRRAPYVPVSTFFPPFRASDLGLDLPPHALALMFPAVSSYVGGDIVAGVMGSGMYRTELVTLYIDIGTNAEIVIGNRDWLVCAACSAGPAFEGGGITHGMRAASGAIEDFSINPETFEPMNITVGGKPPIGICGSGLLIIVACLFEHGVINQAGKFNTIASPRLRQGKSGAEFVLAWQENAGVDHDIVINEVDINNFIRAKAAIFAGAKTLIEEVGLQVSDLEQVILAGAFGSYVDLDCAMTVGLLPEVDPQKVLYVGNGSLMGARMSELSNHIRRDVVEVVRKMTSFELSEVAHFSDQYVASLFLPHTDMTLFPSVEKRIASRPK
- a CDS encoding metallophosphoesterase, translating into MPKVLLLFFFIYSLWQLYFFIKLRSALPLSRTLSAILILVLLLLPFAPILVRVAEQAGLNELAKPLAFWSYLWLAFIFLFVVSGIILDTCLLGATTLSRWRPSLPLKRLTSPLAGLLIPASLALTLCLYGFFEARQIHTETVIINTPKLAAAHSPLRIVQISDVHLGLIIGRARLGRILTAVNQARPDILVSTGDLVDGQLDGMEELAEMLADIRPRYGKYAVTGNHEYYAGISHSLSFTKRAGFTLLQGEAIHLDGLLTLAGVNDRGRHAAELTGPSVEQNLLAPLDQSTFTLLLKHRPEISPDSFGLFDLQLSGHTHKGQIFPFSLLTNLFFVKNAGLLTIDEQCQLYVNRGSGTWGPPIRLLSPPEVTVIELRHDMTSPVPDVKPTLDSATKEK
- a CDS encoding cation:proton antiporter, which produces MSKLSHNDLITLLLAVSTMLIISRIVSEYGKRFGLPLVMGELLVGIALGPTILGHLSPTTHSILFPFASNANFSLAMDTITSLSVIMLLFVTGLEVRLPLVLRQGKIAITTGLGGMILPFASGLALAWFFPQLFNAPNNGPSHAIFALFLGTALSISALPVIARILLDMNMLKTDIGMVILAAAIFNDLVGWLVFSFILSMARQGSGSPATIGHTIMSITAFSAFMLIAGRFAINRILPWVETNLSWPGGVLSLSLGLCLLCAAFTQSINVHAILGAFIAGIVIGDSVHLREQAREIMHQFVTNFFAPLFFVSIGLNVDFLRHFDLQIVTIVLILAYIGKVAGAGVGAKIGGMSWRQSLAIGFGLNARGAMEIILGSLAFEAAIISQPVFVALVVMALITSITSAPMMRYFMKTPSPTQQTRVS